Below is a window of Streptomyces genisteinicus DNA.
TGCGGGCGCTGTACGGCGGCGGCAGGCAGGCGGAGGCGCTCGCCGTCCACCGGGACATGCGCCGCCGCCTGCGCGACGAGCTGGGGGTGGAGCCCTCGGACGCGCTGCGCCGCGTCCATCAGGCCGTGCTGCGCCGGGACGACCGGCTGCTGCTCGGCCCGGTGGCGGGGCACCGGGCGCCGGGCCCCTCCCCCGCGGCCGGCCGGTCCGGGCCGCGTCCGGAACCCGGACCGGGCGGTGCCGCCGACGCGCGCCCCGGCCGCAACGACCTTCCCGGCGACACCGCGTGTCTGGTGGGCCGCGCCGGGGAACTCGCCCTGCTCACCGCCCCCGTGCCCGCCGGCGGGGTCTTCGTGTCCGCGGTCGACGGCACGGCGGGGGTCGGCAAGTCGGCCCTGGTGGTGCGGGCGGCGTGGACGCTCGCCGACGGCTACCCCGACGGCTGCCTGTACGTGGACCTCCACGCCCACGGCGCCTCTCCCGAGAGCGGCGACCCGGTGCGTACCCTGCGCCGGCTCCTCCGCGCGGTGGGCGGCGACCGGCTTCCCGACGGAACCGAAGGTGACCGGGACGACGACCTGGAATCGCTGGTGACGGCATGGCGGGCGGCCACCAGCGGGCTGCGTCTGCTGCTGGTCGTCGACGACGCGCGCGGTGCGGACCAGGTGCGTCCGCTGCTGCCCGCCGGCCCGGGGAGCCGGGTCCTGGTCTGCGGCCGGCAGCGCCTGGCGGGCCTCGACGCCGATCTGCGGCTGACGGTCGAGCCCCTGCCGACGGCCGACGCGGTCGGCCTGCTGCGCGAACTCCTCGGCGGGGCGCGGGCGGACCGCGAGCCCGAGGCGGCCCTTGCGCTCGCCCGGCGGTGCGGCGGTCTGCCGCTGGCGCTGCGCATCGCGAGCGCGCGCCTCCAGAACCGCCCCGCCTGGAGCCTGGGGTTCCTGGCCGGGCGGCTGTCCGACGACACTCGCGGACTCGGTGAACTGCGCGCAGGGGACCGCAGTGTGGAGGCCGCCTTCCGGATGTCCTACGACCAGCTGACGCCCCGGCTGCGGCGCGGATTCCGTGCGCTGGGACTGATGCCGACCGCGGGGTTCGACGGGCTCTGCCTCGCCGCGATGCTCGGCGGCCCGCCCGGGGATGCCGAGGACCTGCTGGAGGACCTGGTCGACGCGAGCCTGCTGCAGCAGCCGCATCCCGGCCGCTACCGGCTGCACGACCTCGTCCGGGCGCACGCCCGGCGCCTCGCGGCCGAGTCGCCGCAGCAGGCGGCCGCGGACCTCGACGCCGTGCTGGGCCTCTACACGGCCGCCGGGCGGACGGCGGGCGAGCAGAACCCCGGGAGCGCGGACGCCGGGCCGGGCGGCGGCGGTTCGCCCTTCGGCGGCCGGCGGGAGGCCGCGGCCTGGCTCGAAGCGGTCGGCGGAGAACTGGTCGGCGTGGTGGCGTGCGCCGTCGCGGCCGAACGGTTCGACGACGCCTGCCGCATCGCCGAAGCGCTGGCCGACCACTTCGTGCGCCTGGGCCAGTACCACGAGTGCCGTGCCGCTCTCGATCTCGCCCTGCCGTGCGCGGACCGGGCCGTCGACCGGCGGATGCCCGCCGCGCTGCGCAACTGCCTCGGCATGGTCGACGTGTACCTGGGAAGGCCGCAGCAGGCCCGCGTCTGGTTCGCCGAAGCTCTGCGCCACGACGGTGGCGGTCCGCGCGAGAGGGCCGCCGCGGTCACCGGCACGGGGGTCGCGGAGTGGGTGCTGGGCCGCACGGACGATGCGGCCGCCCTGCTGGAGGAGGCCGTGGAGCTCACGTCCGGGCTCGACGACGTCTGGCTGAGCACGATGGCGCTCTGCAGTCTGGGCGCGGTACGGTCCCTGACGGGTCGTCACGATCTGGCGGCCGGGCTCGGCGAGACGGCCCTCGCCATCGCCGAGAAGGCGGGCCGGCCCAGGATCCTGAGCAACGTGCTGTGCTTCTCGGCGGACGCCCATCTCGCCGCCGGCCGGCACACACAGGCGGGCGACCTCCTGCTGCGGGCGGCCGGACTCGCCCGCGCGGCAGGGGATCTGCCGCTGCGCGCGGCGAGCCTGTCACGCCTCGCGGCGGTGGAACAGGTACGGGGCGGCCTGAACGCGGCGGTCGACGCCCACCACGAGGCGCTGGCCGCGCTCACCCCGCAGTCGAGCACGGGCCTGGAGATGGAGGTGCGCGTCCGCCTCGGGAGCACGTACGCGGAGGCGGGCCGCCACACGGAGGCGCGGCGGGAGTTCCGCACGGCGCTCTCGCTGCCGGGGGCCGGTGACCACCCGCGGCAGGCGGGCCTCGCGCGGGAGGGGCTGAGCGGGATCGGCTGCGCCGAGGAGGAGTGACCTCTCACCGGCGCGGGGCGGAGGGCGGGTCCGCGCCGGGCGGGCCGAAGGTCCCGGGGCGCCGCAGGGGCGGGGCGGGCGGGGCGTCACCGGCGGTCCGGGGCGGGCGGTCCGTGGTGGGCGGCCGGCCCCGGGGCGGATGCCGCGGGCGCACCCGGCGGACGTGCCCGCGCGGCCCTGGCCCGCCCCGGGGAACCTCAGCCGTCGAGCGCGGCGACCCCACCGCGCCACCCTGCTCGCGCTCCCCGGCAGACGACCGGAACCCGGTCCCGCCCGGTCCCGGCACAGACGGCACGAACACACCGCGCAGGCAAGCCCCCGGGCAGCCCGAGCCGCCCCGGGGAAACCTCACCCGTCGAGAGCGGCCAGCCCGTCGCGCCACCGCTGCTCGCGCTCCTCGGCGGACTGCTCCCACCACGGGGTTCCGCGCTCGCCGAGCGCGACCTTCGCGCGGTGCACCCGCGACCGTGCGGCGCGTTCGGCGTCCTGGTCGTTGTCGGCGAGGGCGGCGCGCACGGCGCGGCGGGCCGCCATGAGGTGGCTGCGCAGCCGTGCCGCCGGGTCGTCCGGCACGGCGGGGTCGGTCGCCCGCCATCTGCGGCCGCGCACGACGACGAAATGGCCGTCGGGTGTCGTGCGCCGCTCCTCGTCGCCCTGCACGCGCCTGATCGTCGCGGACGGCGGCGTGTCGCGGGCCCGCGACACGCCGCGCCCGCGCTCCGCAGGGCGGCGGGCGGCAGCCCCCGGGCGCGGGGCGGGGGCCTTCCGGCGCACGGCGGGTGGTGCCTCCGTGCGGGCTGCCCGGTGTGACCGTGCGGCCGGGCCGGCGGGAAGGCCGCGCGGTCACACCGGGCGACCGGGACGGCCGAGGTGACCGCTGACGGTCTACGGGGCCTGGAAGCCCGCGTCGCGGAGGATCTTCTGGCCCTCGGGCGACGACAGCCAGGCGACGAAGGCGGCGGCCGCCTCGGCGTGCCGTGATTCCTTCAGGGTGGCGGCGGGATACTCGGCCACGGCGTTCTGCGCGTCGGGGATGTCCACCGCGTCGACCTTGTCCGGGGCGCTGTCGGCATCGGTCCGGTAGACGAGTCCGGCGTCGGCCTCGCCGAGTTCGACCTTGCTCAGCACGGCGCGCACGCTGGGTTCCTGGGACACCGGCCGGACCGTGAGGCCCTGGGCGTCGAGGATCTGCTTGCTGTACTTGCCCGCGGGGACCTCGGGCGCGGCGAGGACGACCTTGAGACCGGGGTCCGCGAGGTCCTTCAGCGCGCCGACCTTGTGGGGGTTGCCCTCGCCGGTGGCGATGACGAGGCGGTTCTTCGCGATGACCACCGGGGTGCCGGTCTCGCCCTTCACCTTGTCCATGCTCTTCGTGTCGGCGGTGACCAGCGCGTCGGCGGGTGATCCCTGGGAGACCTGGGAGACGAGCTCCTGGGAGCCGGCGAAGGAGAACGTGATCTCCGTGCCGGGGTGGGCCTTCTCGTAGGCGGCGCCGGCCGTCTTGAACACGTCGGTGAGCGAGGCCGCGGCGAGGACCGTCAGATCGACGCCGGAGGCCGTGGAACCGCCGGCGCTTTCGGCGCCGCCGTCGCTGCCGCAGGCGGCCAGGGGCACGAGGAGTGCCGCGGTGAACACGGCCGCGACGGCGCGCCGTCCGGTGAGGGCGAGGGACATCAGGGTCTGGCTCCTTGGGGACGAGGAACGGTGCGCGTCGGGTGCGGCAGGCCGGGAGGAGGACCGGCGACTGCACGCCCTGTGGCGCAATGGTGCTGCATGTGCGCCACCGTAGAGCTGATTATCTCGCATGTGCAAGAAGATCGTGGGAGCCTCCATGGCGTTTGCGGCAGGCATTGGAGGAAGTGCCGACGAGTGACCGCGACGGGTCTCGCATGCCGGACAGGAGGGGCTGCGCGACCGCCCGGAGCGGGGGTGGACGCGGCACGGGCGCGAGGCCCTGGCGGATAGGGTGACCGGCCATGGGGGCAACGAGAACGTGCAAGCAGTGCCGGCGACCGCTCGACCCGCGCCGGCGTCGCCCGAAACGGTTCTGCAACCGTCGCCACCAGGTGCGCCACTGGGTGGAG
It encodes the following:
- the modA gene encoding molybdate ABC transporter substrate-binding protein gives rise to the protein MSLALTGRRAVAAVFTAALLVPLAACGSDGGAESAGGSTASGVDLTVLAAASLTDVFKTAGAAYEKAHPGTEITFSFAGSQELVSQVSQGSPADALVTADTKSMDKVKGETGTPVVIAKNRLVIATGEGNPHKVGALKDLADPGLKVVLAAPEVPAGKYSKQILDAQGLTVRPVSQEPSVRAVLSKVELGEADAGLVYRTDADSAPDKVDAVDIPDAQNAVAEYPAATLKESRHAEAAAAFVAWLSSPEGQKILRDAGFQAP
- a CDS encoding AfsR/SARP family transcriptional regulator, which codes for MGDEGAGGGLRGEGADEGLRIDFLGPLRARRGGEPVALGPVRRQAVLTALVLRGPGLVTYGRLLADVWGAEPPGSGHQVLPSYVYALRKALDPAAAGPGRSVIRGGRGGYRFAPGAARTDLAALAEETSRTRRAKESGDHASALEYGGRALALFRGEPLPGLPGPFAAGERERLVRQRLLLRQERAECLMSLGRHADALEETLAASADHPHDEALAALRMRALYGGGRQAEALAVHRDMRRRLRDELGVEPSDALRRVHQAVLRRDDRLLLGPVAGHRAPGPSPAAGRSGPRPEPGPGGAADARPGRNDLPGDTACLVGRAGELALLTAPVPAGGVFVSAVDGTAGVGKSALVVRAAWTLADGYPDGCLYVDLHAHGASPESGDPVRTLRRLLRAVGGDRLPDGTEGDRDDDLESLVTAWRAATSGLRLLLVVDDARGADQVRPLLPAGPGSRVLVCGRQRLAGLDADLRLTVEPLPTADAVGLLRELLGGARADREPEAALALARRCGGLPLALRIASARLQNRPAWSLGFLAGRLSDDTRGLGELRAGDRSVEAAFRMSYDQLTPRLRRGFRALGLMPTAGFDGLCLAAMLGGPPGDAEDLLEDLVDASLLQQPHPGRYRLHDLVRAHARRLAAESPQQAAADLDAVLGLYTAAGRTAGEQNPGSADAGPGGGGSPFGGRREAAAWLEAVGGELVGVVACAVAAERFDDACRIAEALADHFVRLGQYHECRAALDLALPCADRAVDRRMPAALRNCLGMVDVYLGRPQQARVWFAEALRHDGGGPRERAAAVTGTGVAEWVLGRTDDAAALLEEAVELTSGLDDVWLSTMALCSLGAVRSLTGRHDLAAGLGETALAIAEKAGRPRILSNVLCFSADAHLAAGRHTQAGDLLLRAAGLARAAGDLPLRAASLSRLAAVEQVRGGLNAAVDAHHEALAALTPQSSTGLEMEVRVRLGSTYAEAGRHTEARREFRTALSLPGAGDHPRQAGLAREGLSGIGCAEEE